A DNA window from Hevea brasiliensis isolate MT/VB/25A 57/8 chromosome 2, ASM3005281v1, whole genome shotgun sequence contains the following coding sequences:
- the LOC110635365 gene encoding homeobox-leucine zipper protein HAT22, whose translation MLIYLISFINKQSPPNLFPILSLTSTFLSRRLYLSPTSIVSRFYDQATSTTLSVVFQFNIMGFGISDGVCNTGLGLGLSCHDKQQNCSQSDHLKRKKNKLSLKYDHMFPSLTLGPPQEPYPSANKVEADLQPQPQASSPSAASSSSNSRVKKEREFAGEEVEVERVSSRVSDEDEEGSPRKKLRLTKQQSAILEDSFKEHSTLNPKQKQALAEQLNLRPRQVEVWFQNRRARTKLKQTELDCEVLKKCCETLTEENKRLQKELQELKSLKLASPLHMELHAATLTMCPSCERIGSGGDAFSTSALAVGPKPHFQSPFTNHQQLARQPV comes from the exons ATGCTCATTTACTTAATTTCTTTCATTAATAAACAGTCCCCACCTAACCTATTTCCCATACTTTCCTTAACCTCTACTTTTCTTTCAAGAAGACTCTACCTCTCTCCGACTTCCATAGTTTCAAGATTTTATGATCAAGCTACTTCAACAACACTAAGTGTGGTCTTCCAATTTAATATTATGGGTTTTGGAATTTCCGATGGTGTTTGTAACACCGGCCTCGGTCTAGGACTAAGCTGCCATGACAAGCAACAAAACTGTTCCCAATCCGATCATCTTAAACGAAAGAAGAACAAACTCTCCTTGAAATATGATCACATGTTCCCTTCTCTTACATTAGGCCCTCCACAAGAGCCATATCCATCGGCTAATAAGGTAGAAGCAGATTTGCAACCGCAGCCGCAGGCATCGTCTCCTAGTGCAGCATCCTCATCTTCTAACTCACGTGTCAAGAAAGAGAGAGAGTTTGCTGGTGAAGAAGTAGAAGTGGAGAGAGTCTCTTCAAGGGTTAGTGATGAAGATGAAGAAGGAAGTCCCAGAAAGAAACTTAGACTTACCAAACAACAGTCGGCTATTTTGGAAGACAGCTTCAAAGAACACAGCACTCTTAATCCT AAGCAAAAGCAAGCTTTGGCTGAACAACTGAATCTTAGGCCACGTCAAGTAGAGGTCTGGTTCCAGAACAGAAGAGCCAG GACCAAGCTGAAGCAAACTGAATTAGATTGTGAGGTATTGAAGAAATGCTGCGAAACACTAACAGAAGAGAACAAGAGGCTACAAAAGGAGCTACAAGAGCTTAAATCGTTGAAACTGGCTTCACCACTACATATGGAGCTACATGCAGCCACCCTCACTATGTGCCCCTCTTGTGAGAGGATTGGCAGTGGCGGAGACGCCTTTTCTACAAGCGCTTTAGCAGTTGGACCAAAGCCTCATTTCCAGAGTCCCTTCACCAACCATCAGCAGCTTGCTAGGCAACCTGTATGA